The genomic interval GGGGTGGTGCGGCTCGAAGCGCGCCGCCTGACCGTCAACGGCACGGCGCTGCGCTAAGGCTCGTTGGCCTCAAGAAATGAAGGGCGCGCTGGCTTACCGCCGGCGCGCCTTTTGGTCTTGTGTGCTACTTAAGTGTTAACCACTAGATGTGGCCGTGAACGAGCGAAGAACGAATCAAACACAGTGATTCGCGATTGATTCGTTCTTGTTCCCTTCTGCTCACCGTTTGTCCTGAGCTTTACTCACCGGCTCCCCACCAGCGGAGCTTCGGCTTGAAATAGCCGTGAGACCGACCCATCGTTTTACCATGGCTGCGCGCGCCCGAGGCCGGGCGAACATCAAAGCGGTGTTGGGTCCCACCAACACCGGCAAAACCCACCTCGCGATCGAGCGCATGCTCGGCCACGCCAGCGGCATGATTGGTCTGCCGCTACGGCTGTTGGCGCGGGAGGTTTACGACCGGGTCGTGAAGGCCAAGGGCGAGACGGTCGCGGCGCTGATCACCGGCGAAGAGAAGATCGTCCCCGAGACCGCGAAGTATTTCGTCTGCACCGTCGAAGCGATGCCGCAGGACCGCGCGGTGGAGTTCGTCGCCATCGACGAAATCCAAGTCGCGCGCGATCTCGACCGCGGTCACGTCTTCACCGACCGCATTTTGAACGCGCGCGGCTTTGGCGAAACCATGCTGCTGGGCGCCGACACCATGCGACCGATGGTGAGGAAGCTGTTGCCCGACGCAGAGATCACGCGACGCGAGCGGATGTCGACGCTGAAATATGTCGGCGCGCGCAAGATCACCAAGCTGCCGAAGCGCTCTGCCGTCGTCGTGTTCTCGGCGGAGGAGGTTTACGCCATCGCTGAGCTGTTGCGACGCCATCGCGGCGGCGCGGCCGTGGTGATGGGCGCGCTTAGTCCGCGCACGCGGAACGCGCAGGTGGCGCTCTATCAGAGCGGAGAGGTGGATTTCCTCGTCGCGACCGATGCGATTGGCATGGGCCTGAACATGGACGTCGATCACGTCGCCTTCGCTTCGCGGCGCAAGTTCGACGGCCATTCCTGGCGCGATCTGCGGCCTGACGAAATCGCGCAAATCGCCGGACGCGCGGGGCGGTTCACGCGGGATGGGGATTTTGGGGAGACCGGTGAGTGCGAGCCGTTCGATGAGGAAATCGTCGAGCGGGTGGAGAACCATGAGTTCGAGACCATCGAGGCGGTGCAGTGGCGCAGCGATACGCTGAACTTCAGCACGGTGCCTGCGCTGATCGCGTCGCTGGAAACGCCGCCGTCGCAACCTGGGTTGCTGCGGGTGCGCGGCGCTGATGACGAAATGGTGCTGCGCCGCTTGGCCGACGATCTCGATATGATGGATCACGTGCGCGGGCCGGATGATGTGCGCCGTTTGTGGGAAGCGTGCCAGCTGCCGGATTTCCGCAAGCTGTCGAAGGACGAGCACACGCAGCTTGCGGCGCGCATTGCGGGCTACATCGTCGTGAAGAAGGGCCGTGTGCCGAGCACGTGGATCGCGGCGGAGCTCGATAAGCTCGATCGCGCCGAAGGCGATCTCGACGCGCTGCAGGCGCGCTTGGCGCAGGTGCGGACTTGGACGTATGCCGCGAGCCGTTCCGATTGGCTCGAAGACGCCGACGAATGGCGCATGCGTACGCGCGCCGTGGAAGACAAGCTCTCTGACGCGCTGCACGAGGCGCTGACGCAACGCTTCATCGATCGCCGTACGTCGGCGCTGCTTAAGGGATTGAAGCGCGAGGACGCGCTGCTCGCCGGCGTCTCGGAAGAGGGCGAGGTTACCGTCGAGGGGCACTTCGTTGGTCAGCTCGAAGGCTTGGAGTTCAGGCCCGACCCACGCGCGAACGGTCTCGAAGGCCGGGCGCTTCGCAACGCTGCGCTTCGTGCGCTGCGGCCGGAAGTGTCACGCCGTCTCGCGCGGATCGCGGCGGCTGCGGACGCCGACATCAGTTTGGGCCGCGACGGGCGTGTCTGTGTTGATGGCGCGGCCGTGGCGCGCCTGGCGCCGGGGCAGCCGGTGCTGAAGCCGCGCCTGGTCATGATCGGCGCGGATACAGCGGGCGGCGTTGAGCGCAACGCGGCGCACGAGCGGCTGGAATTGTGGCTGGCGCAAACAGTCGCCGCGGATCTGCGGCCGCTGGTGGC from Terricaulis silvestris carries:
- a CDS encoding helicase-related protein, which encodes MAARARGRANIKAVLGPTNTGKTHLAIERMLGHASGMIGLPLRLLAREVYDRVVKAKGETVAALITGEEKIVPETAKYFVCTVEAMPQDRAVEFVAIDEIQVARDLDRGHVFTDRILNARGFGETMLLGADTMRPMVRKLLPDAEITRRERMSTLKYVGARKITKLPKRSAVVVFSAEEVYAIAELLRRHRGGAAVVMGALSPRTRNAQVALYQSGEVDFLVATDAIGMGLNMDVDHVAFASRRKFDGHSWRDLRPDEIAQIAGRAGRFTRDGDFGETGECEPFDEEIVERVENHEFETIEAVQWRSDTLNFSTVPALIASLETPPSQPGLLRVRGADDEMVLRRLADDLDMMDHVRGPDDVRRLWEACQLPDFRKLSKDEHTQLAARIAGYIVVKKGRVPSTWIAAELDKLDRAEGDLDALQARLAQVRTWTYAASRSDWLEDADEWRMRTRAVEDKLSDALHEALTQRFIDRRTSALLKGLKREDALLAGVSEEGEVTVEGHFVGQLEGLEFRPDPRANGLEGRALRNAALRALRPEVSRRLARIAAAADADISLGRDGRVCVDGAAVARLAPGQPVLKPRLVMIGADTAGGVERNAAHERLELWLAQTVAADLRPLVALETAWREGRLPANARGLAFRLIENAGALDRVTEDIEIDAEAEAVLKRYGVRVGRHSVFMPQLVRPRAAATLAVLWHFAHPGKTQSVFLARPGALSVPLERPRSWGECAAAGFRACGHVAVRLDLVERLAESIEQQPDQLEPMLARIIGRPARELGGVLMALGYHKAPPVEGAPSQWRHALRRRKRKPQSAQPDNAFAELANLLPPSEAPPRRRRSKTA